One stretch of Arachis hypogaea cultivar Tifrunner chromosome 20, arahy.Tifrunner.gnm2.J5K5, whole genome shotgun sequence DNA includes these proteins:
- the LOC112784140 gene encoding uncharacterized protein — translation MGGKFVGSVMICVVVTVSIIGGTMAAGVPGKPWSFGFNNSHNWWSRFGNKTQQEAKTIIVGGSQHWQFGFNYSDWAIKNAPFYLNDTLVFKYEAPNTTNPFQHSVYLFPNLWSFMKCDIKKAKRVAKATQGGGEGFKFVLNKWQPYYFACGEKNGFHCNNGLMKFAVFPMIRPFWSSP, via the exons ATGGGTGGCAAGTTTGTTGGGAGTGTTATGATTTGTGTAGTTGTAACGGTTTCCATTATCGGAGGGACAATGGCGGCGGGGGTTCCGGGGAAGCCTTGGTCGTTTGGTTTCAATAACAGCCATAATTGGTGGTCCAGATTTGGAAACAAAACACAGCAAGAAGCGAAGACCATTATCGTTGGTGGCTCCCAGCATTGGCAGTTTGGATTTAACTACTCTGATTGGGCCATCAAGAATGCGCCCTTTTACCTGAACGATACCTTAG TATTCAAGTACGAAGCTCCAAATACGACGAACCCTTTCCAACACAGCGTGTACTTGTTTCCGAATTTGTGGAGCTTCATGAAGTGCGATATTAAGAAGGCGAAGAGGGTGGCTAAAGCAACGCAAGGAGGAGGAGAGGGATTCAAGTTCGTGTTGAACAAGTGGCAGCCTTACTACTTTGCTTGCGGTGAGAAAAATGGCTTCCATTGCAACAATGGTCTCATGAAGTTCGCTGTTTTCCCAATGATTCGCCCATTCTGGTCTTCTCCGTGA
- the LOC140183085 gene encoding uncharacterized protein: MDLYDRTTDPKHHLSNFKSQMYLADASDATRCKAFPTTLTKAAIKWFDSLPPRKICHTEKLPPPRPIKNKKGRSRSVYCEYHKLYGNSTNDCYDLKNVIKKLAREGQLDRYLMERSDYHGKRKRVDEDQRDPPPQTPERHIHMISRGFAEGGLTKSSRKRHLKEVYQVGNELPDLPTICFTKEDGQGIVPGHDDLVVITMILANAHLHRTLVDQGSSADILFKPAFDKLGLDEKELRAYPDTLFGLGDTPIKPLGFIPLHTTFGKGMKSKL, translated from the exons ATGGATCTGTACGACAGGACTACCGACCCAAAGCATCAcctgagcaactttaaaagtcagATGTATCTAGCCGACGCCTCTGATGCCacccgctgcaaagccttcccaacaactTTGACAAAGGCAGCAATAAaatggttcgatagcctccccccaAG GAAAATTTGTCACACTGAAAAGCTACCTCCCCCTCGGCCCATCAAGAACAAAAAGGGAAGAAGTCGTAGTgtatactgtgaatatcacaagttATATGGGAACTCAACAAATGATTGTTACGACttgaaaaatgtgataaaaaagcTGGCCAGGGAAGGTCAGCTCGATAGATATCTAATGGAAAGGTCGGACTATCATGGAAAGAGGAAACGAGTTGATGAAGATCAGAGAGATCCTCCACCACAAACCCCGGAgcgacatatacatatgatctcgaGAGGGTTTGCTGAAGGAGGACTCACAAAGTCATCTCGTAAAAGACATCTGAAGGAAGTTTACCAGGTCGGGAATGAACTGCCTGACCTCCCAACCATCtgtttcaccaaagaagacggaCAGGGTATTGTCCCCGGACATGACGATCTGGTGGTAATTACCATGATTCTCGCCAATGCTCATCTACACAGAACCCTGGTAGATCAGGGGAGCTCGGCAGACATCCTGTTCAAACCAGCTTTTGATAAGTTGGGATTGGATGAAAAGGAGTTAAGGGCATACCCCGACACCCTCTTCGGACTGGGGGATACACCAATAAAACCATTGGGATTCATACCCttacatacaacctttggaaaggggatGAAATCCAAACTCTAA